A section of the Humulus lupulus chromosome 2, drHumLupu1.1, whole genome shotgun sequence genome encodes:
- the LOC133817586 gene encoding glutamate receptor 3.4-like isoform X2, producing MKVFFWVNRPSHGLVCLIFSLWASVQVMGATHNSTVPSSSNQIVGTGNSSVSSSSSNPMAGTGNSSVSSSSRPSVVNIGALFTYNSVIGRSAKPAILAAIEDVNSDPSILRGTKLNAVFQDTNCSQFLGTIEALELIQHDVVAAIGPQSSGISHVMSHVINELHVPLLSFGSTDPTLSSMQYAYFVRTTQNDYFQMYAVADLVDYHQWREVIAIYVDDDYGRNGISVLGDALAKKRGKISYKAAFSPGASKSDIHDLLLGVNLMESRVYVVHVNPDSGLNVFSVAKSIGMMGTGYVWIATDWLPSHLDTLQLPDPNIMNFLQGVVALRHYTPDTDLKKKFMSRWDKLKHDGISGFNSYALYAYDSVWLAARALDVFFNEGGKISFSKDPQLLDTNRSTLRLSSLHIFDGGSQYLKTILRMNFTGASGRIQFDTDKNLVHPAYDILNIDGTGTRRVGYWTNYSGLSIVTPEIVYSTPPNISTSNQHLYSIIWPGETAKTPRGWIFPNNGKPLRIAVPNRVSYKDFVAIDKNPPGVRGFCIDIFEAAITLLPYAVPRQYVLFGKGERNPEYSELVRMVAENKYDAAVGDITITTNRTRIVDFTQPYLESGLVVVAPVKEAKTSPWAFLKPFTLPMWIVTGGFFLFVGAVVWILEHRSNHEFRGPPRKQLMTIFWREHR from the exons ATGAAGGTCTTCTTCTGGGTCAACAGGCCTAGCCATGGTCTTGTATGCTTGATTTTCAGTTTGTGGGCATCTGTACAAGTAATGGGTGCGACTCACAATTCTACTGTtccttcttcttcaaatcaaATTGTTGGTACTGGAAATAGTagtgtttcttcttcttcttcaaatccaATGGCTGGTACTGGAAATAGTAgtgtttcttcttcttcaagacCGAGTGTTGTGAATATTGGAGCTTTGTTCACTTACAACTCGGTTATTGGAAGGTCGGCTAAACCAGCGATATTAGCTGCCATTGAGGATGTAAATTCTGATCCAAGCATCCTTCGTGGAACGAAGTTGAATGCTGTTTTTCAAGATACCAACTGTAGTCAATTTCTTGGAACTATTGAAG CTTTGGAGCTCATTCAACATGATGTTGTTGCTGCAATTGGCCCACAGTCCTCTGGGATTTCTCATGTCATGTCCCATGTTATAAATGAACTCCATGTACCTCTTCTGTCATTTGGATCGACAGACCCTACTCTTTCTTCAATGCAGTATGCATATTTTGTTCGTACTACACAGAATGACTACTTCCAGATGTATGCAGTAGCTGATTTGGTGGATTATCATCAATGGAGAGAAGTAATTGCCATATATGTTGATGATGATTATGGCAGAAATGGGATTTCTGTATTGGGTGATGCCTTGGCAAAGAAGCGTGGAAAAATCTCTTACAAGGCTGCTTTTTCTCCTGGAGCCTCAAAAAGTGATATCCATGACTTGTTACTTGGTGTAAACCTCATGGAATCCCGGGTGTATGTTGTACATGTTAACCCTGACTCTGGCTTGAATGTTTTTTCTGTTGCTAAGTCTATAGGGATGATGGGCACTGGCTATGTTTGGATTGCAACAGACTGGCTTCCTTCTCATCTGGATACATTACAACTACCTGACCCTAACATAATGAATTTTTTACAAGGGGTTGTTGCTCTTCGCCATTACACACCAGATACTGATCTTAAGAAAAAGTTTATGTCTAGGTGGGACAAACTAAAACATGATGGAATTTCAGGTTTCAATTCTTATGCTCTTTATGCCTATGATTCAGTTTGGTTAGCAGCCCGTGCActtgatgtattttttaatgAAGGTGGGAAAATATCATTCTCTAAAGACCCACAATTGCTAGACACAAACAGAAGCACTCTGCGCTTATCATCACTCCACATCTTTGATGGAGGCTCCCAATATCTAAAGACTATCCTTAGAATGAACTTCACAGGTGCGAGTGGCAGGATTCAATTTGATACGGataaaaacttagttcatccGGCATATGATATTCTAAACATTGATGGAACTGGTACTCGTAGGGTTGGTTATTGGACAAATTATTCTGGTCTGTCAATTGTCACTCCAGAGATCGTATATTCAACGCCTCCCAATATTTCTACCAGCAATCAACATCTTTACAGCATTATATGGCCAGGAGAAACAGCAAAGACGCCTCGAGGATGGATATTTCCCAACAATGGAAAGCCACTGCGAATTGCAGTGCCTAATCGAGTTAGTTACAAAGATTTTGTGGCTATAGACAAGAACCCTCCGGGGGTTAGAGGATTCTGCATCGATATCTTTGAAGCTGCCATAACGTTATTGCCTTATGCTGTGCCACGGCAATATGTGCTGTTTGGAAAGGGTGAGAGGAATCCTGAGTACTCAGAACTTGTACGTATGGTTGCAGAAAAT AAATATGATGCTGCTGTTGGGGATATTACAATTACTACAAATAGAACAAGGATTGTTGATTTTACGCAGCCTTACTTGGAATCAGGACTTGTTGTAGTTGCTCCTGTCAAAGAGGCAAAGACAAGTCCATGGGCTTTCCTCAAGCCATTTACTTTGCCAATGTGGATTGTTACTGGTGGCTTCTTTCTCTTTGTGGGTGCTGTTGTCTGGATTCTTGAGCATAGGTCTAATCACGAGTTTCGTGGTCCACCGAGAAAACAACTCATGACAATTTTTTG GAGAGAACACCGTTAG
- the LOC133817586 gene encoding glutamate receptor 3.5-like isoform X1 produces the protein MKVFFWVNRPSHGLVCLIFSLWASVQVMGATHNSTVPSSSNQIVGTGNSSVSSSSSNPMAGTGNSSVSSSSRPSVVNIGALFTYNSVIGRSAKPAILAAIEDVNSDPSILRGTKLNAVFQDTNCSQFLGTIEALELIQHDVVAAIGPQSSGISHVMSHVINELHVPLLSFGSTDPTLSSMQYAYFVRTTQNDYFQMYAVADLVDYHQWREVIAIYVDDDYGRNGISVLGDALAKKRGKISYKAAFSPGASKSDIHDLLLGVNLMESRVYVVHVNPDSGLNVFSVAKSIGMMGTGYVWIATDWLPSHLDTLQLPDPNIMNFLQGVVALRHYTPDTDLKKKFMSRWDKLKHDGISGFNSYALYAYDSVWLAARALDVFFNEGGKISFSKDPQLLDTNRSTLRLSSLHIFDGGSQYLKTILRMNFTGASGRIQFDTDKNLVHPAYDILNIDGTGTRRVGYWTNYSGLSIVTPEIVYSTPPNISTSNQHLYSIIWPGETAKTPRGWIFPNNGKPLRIAVPNRVSYKDFVAIDKNPPGVRGFCIDIFEAAITLLPYAVPRQYVLFGKGERNPEYSELVRMVAENKYDAAVGDITITTNRTRIVDFTQPYLESGLVVVAPVKEAKTSPWAFLKPFTLPMWIVTGGFFLFVGAVVWILEHRSNHEFRGPPRKQLMTIFWFSFSTMFFSHRENTVSTLGRLVLIIWLFVVLIINSSYTASLTSILTVQQLTSRIEGIDSLISSNDPIGVQDGSFAWKYLTNELNIAESRLVNLKDQEAYSYALRLGPKVTGGVGAIVDELPYVEAFLASTKCQYRAVGQEFTKSGWGFAFPRDSPLAVDLSTAILQLSENGDLQKIRKKWLQTEECTMNPDDTDANRLSLTSFWGLFLISGVACFIALTAFAFKICCQYRKFVPEGDVGPEEVVPGTPRRTIRATSFKNLIDFVDKKEAEIKQILKRNRSDQNHASPSSEVHFNSAP, from the exons ATGAAGGTCTTCTTCTGGGTCAACAGGCCTAGCCATGGTCTTGTATGCTTGATTTTCAGTTTGTGGGCATCTGTACAAGTAATGGGTGCGACTCACAATTCTACTGTtccttcttcttcaaatcaaATTGTTGGTACTGGAAATAGTagtgtttcttcttcttcttcaaatccaATGGCTGGTACTGGAAATAGTAgtgtttcttcttcttcaagacCGAGTGTTGTGAATATTGGAGCTTTGTTCACTTACAACTCGGTTATTGGAAGGTCGGCTAAACCAGCGATATTAGCTGCCATTGAGGATGTAAATTCTGATCCAAGCATCCTTCGTGGAACGAAGTTGAATGCTGTTTTTCAAGATACCAACTGTAGTCAATTTCTTGGAACTATTGAAG CTTTGGAGCTCATTCAACATGATGTTGTTGCTGCAATTGGCCCACAGTCCTCTGGGATTTCTCATGTCATGTCCCATGTTATAAATGAACTCCATGTACCTCTTCTGTCATTTGGATCGACAGACCCTACTCTTTCTTCAATGCAGTATGCATATTTTGTTCGTACTACACAGAATGACTACTTCCAGATGTATGCAGTAGCTGATTTGGTGGATTATCATCAATGGAGAGAAGTAATTGCCATATATGTTGATGATGATTATGGCAGAAATGGGATTTCTGTATTGGGTGATGCCTTGGCAAAGAAGCGTGGAAAAATCTCTTACAAGGCTGCTTTTTCTCCTGGAGCCTCAAAAAGTGATATCCATGACTTGTTACTTGGTGTAAACCTCATGGAATCCCGGGTGTATGTTGTACATGTTAACCCTGACTCTGGCTTGAATGTTTTTTCTGTTGCTAAGTCTATAGGGATGATGGGCACTGGCTATGTTTGGATTGCAACAGACTGGCTTCCTTCTCATCTGGATACATTACAACTACCTGACCCTAACATAATGAATTTTTTACAAGGGGTTGTTGCTCTTCGCCATTACACACCAGATACTGATCTTAAGAAAAAGTTTATGTCTAGGTGGGACAAACTAAAACATGATGGAATTTCAGGTTTCAATTCTTATGCTCTTTATGCCTATGATTCAGTTTGGTTAGCAGCCCGTGCActtgatgtattttttaatgAAGGTGGGAAAATATCATTCTCTAAAGACCCACAATTGCTAGACACAAACAGAAGCACTCTGCGCTTATCATCACTCCACATCTTTGATGGAGGCTCCCAATATCTAAAGACTATCCTTAGAATGAACTTCACAGGTGCGAGTGGCAGGATTCAATTTGATACGGataaaaacttagttcatccGGCATATGATATTCTAAACATTGATGGAACTGGTACTCGTAGGGTTGGTTATTGGACAAATTATTCTGGTCTGTCAATTGTCACTCCAGAGATCGTATATTCAACGCCTCCCAATATTTCTACCAGCAATCAACATCTTTACAGCATTATATGGCCAGGAGAAACAGCAAAGACGCCTCGAGGATGGATATTTCCCAACAATGGAAAGCCACTGCGAATTGCAGTGCCTAATCGAGTTAGTTACAAAGATTTTGTGGCTATAGACAAGAACCCTCCGGGGGTTAGAGGATTCTGCATCGATATCTTTGAAGCTGCCATAACGTTATTGCCTTATGCTGTGCCACGGCAATATGTGCTGTTTGGAAAGGGTGAGAGGAATCCTGAGTACTCAGAACTTGTACGTATGGTTGCAGAAAAT AAATATGATGCTGCTGTTGGGGATATTACAATTACTACAAATAGAACAAGGATTGTTGATTTTACGCAGCCTTACTTGGAATCAGGACTTGTTGTAGTTGCTCCTGTCAAAGAGGCAAAGACAAGTCCATGGGCTTTCCTCAAGCCATTTACTTTGCCAATGTGGATTGTTACTGGTGGCTTCTTTCTCTTTGTGGGTGCTGTTGTCTGGATTCTTGAGCATAGGTCTAATCACGAGTTTCGTGGTCCACCGAGAAAACAACTCATGACAATTTTTTG GTTTAGTTTCTCAACGATGTTTTTCTCACACA GAGAGAACACCGTTAGTACGCTGGGGCGTTTGGTACTCATCATATGGCTTTTTGTGGTGTTGATTATCAACTCAAGTTACACAGCTAGTTTGACATCAATCCTCACAGTGCAACAGCTGACATCAAGAATTGAAGGGATAGACTCCTTGATATCGAGTAATGATCCTATTGGCGTTCAAGATGGATCATTCGCTTGGAAGTATCTCACTAATGAGCTCAACATTGCAGAATCTAGACTTGTCAATTTAAAAGACCAGGAAGCATACAGTTATGCTCTTAGGCTTGGGCCAAAAGTTACTGGTGGAGTAGGTGCCATTGTGGACGAGCTTCCATACGTTGAGGCCTTCTTGGCCAGTACCAAGTGTCAATACAGAGCTGTAGGGCAGGAGTTTACAAAAAGTGGATGGGGATTT GCATTTCCAAGGGACTCTCCTCTTGCAGTTGACCTATCTACTGCCATTCTTCAACTCTCCGAGAATGGTGATCTCCAGAAAATTCGTAAGAAATGGCTTCAAACAGAGGAGTGCACGATGAACCCCGATGATACAGATGCTAACCGACTATCTCTCACTAGCTTCTGGGGCTTGTTTCTTATCTCCGGGGTGGCCTGCTTCATTGCTCTTACTGCATTCGCCTTCAAAATCTGTTGTCAGTACCGAAAATTTGTCCCTGAGGGTGATGTAGGTCCGGAAGAGGTTGTGCCTGGAACTCCAAGACGGACAATTCGAGCAACTAGTTTCAAGAACTTGATTGATTTTGTAGATAAAAAAGAAGCAGAGATTAAGCAGATTCTCAAGCGAAATCGCAGTGACCAAAATCATGCTAGTCCAAGCTCCGAAGTGCACTTCAATTCAGCTCCCTAA